A single genomic interval of Spinacia oleracea cultivar Varoflay chromosome 6, BTI_SOV_V1, whole genome shotgun sequence harbors:
- the LOC130463399 gene encoding uncharacterized protein, whose translation MDKSWIDLPTGHHEYIDGCMEFIEFAKQDLVEGKIRCPCKNCKVEKWFSVNEVERHILFKGFYKPYKDWIFHGKGDTFQRMFESDGGITSEGSLDNQSGFVGRDNMGGLLRSAFSVNMPPNCPNLEAREDDEWIEEPLAYDTDVEYDYSTIEEDVTYKNLLEASEEKLYEGCINFSKLSFLLHLFHLKCMNHWSIESFNMLLKLILDAFPQILDFPSSYYYSKKMIKDLGLGYEKIDACPNNCMLYWGEFLKKDKCHVCGTSRWKKTKDRGNVVSDQGTDTCKKGVPAKVMRYFPLIPRLKRIYMSSSTAEDMRWHDTERLGEDDKKILRHPSDGLAWKAFDERHSDFALDPRSVRLGLASDGFNPYRLMNTTYSTWPVMLIPYNLPPWLCMKPSSFILSTLIPGKSGPGNDIDVYLQPLVHELKLLWTGVEAFDAFAGEKFNLRAALLWTINDFPGYAMLSGLSTKGYNACPICLDSTPSDRFGSKICYCSYRKWLPADHPYRCQGDKFCEKFGTNEWGKAPSRPSGTDILRQQEKVKHVYGKSKAPPKKRQRGHDDDDDVQDESDFGTKRSIFFDLVYWEHNLLRHNLDVMHIEKNVSENILGTLLSMDKSRDSRNDREALEAWRIKSHLWLSTNPNGGECMPPASYSMSTEEKERFLNVLQKIKVPDGYGSNLSSCVNMKQRKLINLKSHDNHVLMQDILPVALRASKATKVIDLLARLSSFFKKLCSTTIDPDDLDGLQNEIILTLCELEKEFLPSFFTIMVHLLIHLVEEVKLGGPVQYRWMYPIERYLSHLKSHVTNKAQPEGSIAEGFLLEETIRFCSRYLQGVKTIFNIPKRMDDDIPNPNDYLFNSGGRVIGKEVSIRLDDKSLKQAHRYILLHSDEIKGDLDEFLTEKRQMNLQNHVTESDESNWIINEFGGWLQNKVHYIDATTEDGKLRKALAGGLHSYGRKLKGYIINGYKFLSTDRDSRLLTQNSGIMVEADGDAYYGKVKDIYELDYYGDYKVVLFRCDWVDIHRGVKAYPNGGVCVNFSKLMHSGRLLQDNPFVFSSQAKQVFYIEDEIQKGWLHVFKNKPRDVFDLGDSLPVEEEGGTN comes from the exons ATGGATAAAAGTTGGATCGATCTACCCACTGGTCATCATGAATATATCGACGGTTGTATGGAATTTATTGAGTTTGCCAAGCAAGATCTAGTCGAAGGAAAAATTAGATGTCCATGTAAGAACTGTAAGGTAGAGAAATGGTTCTCCGTAAATGAAGTGGAGAGGCATATTTTGTTTAAGGGATTTTATAAGCCATATAAGGATTGGATTTTTCATGGTAAAGGGGATACGTTTCAGCGTAtgtttgagagtgatggagggaTTACTAGTGAAGGATCCCTTGATAACCAAAGTGGGTTTGTAGGTCGAGATAATATGGGAGGGCTATTAAGATCAGCATTTAGTGTTAATATGCCTCCCAATTGCCCAAATTTAGAAGCACGAGAGGATGATGAATGGATTGAGGAGCCCTTGGCCTATGACACAGATGTAGAATATGATTATTCTACAATAGAAGAAGATGTGACATATAAGAATTTGCTTGAAGCTTCTGAGGAGAAATTGTACGAGGGGTGTATCAATTTTTcaaagttatcttttctgttaCACTTGTTTCACTTGAAGTGTATGAATCACTGGTCCATAGAATCTTTCAATATGTTGTTGAAGCTAATTCTAGATGCATTTCCTCAAATACTTGATTTTCCCTCTTCTTATTATTACAGtaagaaaatgataaaagaCTTGGGCCTTGGGTATGAAAAGATTGATGCTTGTCCGAATAATTGCATGTTGTATTGGGGTGAATTTTTAAAGAAAGACAAGTGTCATGTTTGTGGTACATCGAGGTGGAAGAAAACTAAGGATAGGGGCAACGTTGTAAGTGATCAAGGTACGGATACTTGTAAGAAAGGTGTGCCAGCTAAGGTAATGCGATATTTCCCTCTTATACCGAGACTAAAAAGAATCTACATGTCATCATCAACAGCAGAAGATATGAGATGGCATGATACAGAGCGATTGGGTGAAGATGATAAGAAGATTTTAAGGCATCCTTCAGATGGCTTAGCATGGAAGGCATTTGATGAGCGTCACAGTGATTTTGCATTAGACCCTCGTAGTGTTCGATTAGGTcttgcgagtgatggttttaatCCTTACCGTTTAATGAACACCACTTATAGTACGTGGCCAGTGATGTTGATTCCTTATAATCTTCCACCATGGTTATGTATGAAACCGTCTTCTTTCATTCTGTCCACGCTTATTCCTGGAAAATCAGGTCCCGGAAATGATATTGACGTGTATCTGCAGCCATTAGTGCATGAATTGAAATTGCTGTGGACAGGGGTTGAAGCTTTTGATGCTTTTGCCGGAGAGAAATTTAATTTGCGTGCGGCTTTGCTTTGGACTATTAATGACTTTCCCGGCTATGCAATGCTCTCTGGTTTGAGCACAAAAGGTTACAATGCATGTCCTATATGCTTAGATTCCACGCCTTCTGATAGATTTGGGAGCAAGATTTGCTATTGTAGCTATAGAAAATGGTTACCTGCAGATCACCCATATCGATGTCAAGGTGACAAGTTTTGTGAGAAGTTTGGAACTAATGAGTGGGGTAAAGCCCCATCTCGTCCTAGCGGCACTGATATATTGAGGCAGCAAGAAAAGGTGAAGCATGTTTACGGAAAGTCGAAGGCACCACCGAAAAAGAGGCAAAGAGGACacgatgatgacgatgatgtcCAAGATGAAAGTGACTTTGGTACCAAGAGAAGCATATTCTTTGATTTGGTGTATTGGGAGCATAATCTTCTAAGGCATAATTTAGATGtgatgcacattgagaaaaacgTGTCTGAGAATATTTTGGGAACTCTTCTTAGCATGGATAAGAGTAGAGATAGTAGGAATGATCGAGAAGCCCTTGAAGCATGGAGAATAAAGTCTCACCTTTGGCTGAGTACTAATCCTAACGGAGGTGAATGCATGCCTCCGGCTTCCTATTCTATGTCTACGGAGGAGAAGGAGAGGTTCCTAAATGTTTTGCAGAAAATTAAAGTTCCTGATGGATATGGATCCAACCTTTCTAGTTGTGTGAATATGAAGCAAAGGAAGTTGATTAACCTCAAAAGTCATGACAACCATGTTCTAATGCAGGATATCCTTCCCGTTGCCTTAAGGGCCTCTAAAGCTACAAAAGTAATTGACTTGTTGGCTAGATTGTCTTCCTTTTTCAAGAAGTTGTGCTCTACAACTATTGATCCAGATGATTTAGATGGTCttcaaaatgaaattattttaacTCTTTGTGAGTTGGAAAAGGAGTTTCTGCCTTCATTTTTCACAATCATGGTCCATTTGTTGATTCACTTAGTGGAGGAGGTTAAACTTGGTGGACCAGTGCAATACAGATGGATGTATCCCATTGAAAG GTACTTGTCCCATTTGAAATCACATGTAACCAATAAAGCCCAACCTGAAGGATCTATTGCAGAAGGCTTCCTTTTAGAGGAGACAATTAGGTTTTGTTCGAGATATCTTCAAGGTGTTAAGACCATTTTCAACATACCTAAAAGGATGGATGATGACATTCCAAATCCCAATGATTACTTGTTTAATTCTGGTGGTCGAGTTATTGGGAAGGAGGTCAGCATTCGCCTTGATGACAAAAGCTTAAAACAAGCTCATCGCTACATTTTGCTTCATTCTGATGAGATAAAAGGGGATCTGGA TGAATTTTTAACCGAGAAACGTCAAATGAACTTACAAAATCATGTCACGGAGAGTGATGAAAGTAACTGGATCATCAATGAGTTTGGAGGGTGGCTGCAAAATAAG GTACATTACATAGATGCAACCACCGAAGATGGGAAACTAAGAAAAGCTTTGGCTGGTGGTTTGCATTCTTATGgtagaaaattaaaaggataCATAATCAATGGATACAAATTCCTTTCCACGGATCGCGATTCtcgtcttttgacacaaaattctGGAATTATGGTCGAAGCAGATGGAGATGCCTACTATGGAAAAGTGAAAGATATCTATGAATTAGATTATTACGGAGATTACAAAGTTGTATTGTTTCGTTGTGATTGGGTAGACATTCATAGGGGTGTAAAAGCATATCCAAATGGCGGAGTATGTGTCAATTTCTCTAAATTGATGCATTCTGGACGATTGTTGCAAGATAATCCATTTGTATTCTCATCTCAAGCAAAACAAGTTTTTTACATAGAAGATGAGATACAAAAGGGATGGTTGCATGTTTTTAAGAACAAGCCTAGAGATGTGTTTGATTTAGGGGATTCTTTACCAGTAGAGGAAGAGGGTGGGACCAATTGA